In the Acropora muricata isolate sample 2 chromosome 1, ASM3666990v1, whole genome shotgun sequence genome, one interval contains:
- the LOC136916307 gene encoding neuropeptide FF receptor 2-like: MANHSQQQNITSSFPLFSASECTAWLTVFGLETVAIVTLNALTIIVYLRERSLRKRSLFLLINQAVADMLVAGCVIMDCFLLGSRCKFWTSINSSNVTSVIVANVWYSFIPLASVTNLAAISLERVHATFRPFKHRLVKKKTFGAAVAAIWITTGLCSAMGVLVDFYTFTIKIRRGLNISYFTFVLLSPLTLLVSYLSIAIKIMYVNQPHHHCATRRERKLTKTLFIVTFVSLLLMQPRIILWILYSVSSHTFTAISLQTFFRLHYSFRFLFWANTLINPVCYAFRIPEFRRALFFFLRCRSQPLPAQVFRLNEM, encoded by the coding sequence atggctaatcactctcagcaacaaaacataACTTCATCTTTCCCGTTGTTTTCTGCATCTGAGTGCACTGCTTGGTTAACAGTGTTTGGTTTGGAGACTGTTGCTATAGTGACGTTGAATGCCCTAACAATCATCGTTTACCTGAGAGAGCGCAGCCTTCGCAAGCGCAGTTTGTTCCTACTGATCAACCaggcagttgctgatatgctTGTTGCAGGCTGTGTGATCATGGATTGTTTTTTATTGGGAAGCCGTTGTAAATTTTGGACGTCGATCAACTCTTCAAACGTCACATCTGTCATAGTTGCCAATGTTTGGTATAGCTTCATTCCATTAGCATCGgtaacaaaccttgctgctatttccttAGAGCGGGtacacgcaacgtttcgtccattcaaGCATCGCCTCGTCAAAAAGAAGACGTTTGGAGCAGCTGTTGCAGCCATTTGGATTACAACTGGGCTCTGCTCAGCAATGGGCGTCTTGGTTGACTTCTACACGTTCACTATCAAAATCAGACGTGGCTTGAATATCTCATACTTCACGTTTGTCTTGCTTTCCCCTTTAACTTTACTTGTCTCGTACTTGtctatagctataaaaattATGTATGTAAATCAACCTCATCACCACTGTGCAACcagaagagaaagaaaactgaccaagacactgttTATTGTGACATTTGTATCTTTACTGCTCATGCAGCCACGCATTATTCTGTGGATTCTCTATTCAGTGTCATCACACACTTTCACAGCCATTTCGCTGCAGACATTTTTTCGGTTACATTAttcttttcgttttttattTTGGGCCAACACTCTGATAAATCCAGTTTGTTAtgcatttagaattccagagttcaggagagctctgtttttctttttgcgctGTAGATCCCAGCCGCTGCCTGCTCAGGTTTTTCGTCTTAACGAGATGTAA
- the LOC136916322 gene encoding uncharacterized protein has protein sequence MADKTPVNTDDFDKENISIIATKKPRSQLRTSGLQCSFYECKNRYYSADGKRTIFHFFSVPLKNPEKTIWCNKMGKVEGKDGFRVTKNTKVCHVHFKNEDVLKVPGGSRWKLREGSKPIKHNFSTPRMKRKPPLFRCEKLKPKRLRFGEKNEYSPGCLHQPKSLFKTSLLVVKDSTSTIRRENIRLKTELEKTKEELEATRDKMRKTTFSVSTIRNNDKLCKHYTGFPNFERFKICYEFLRAGENGEKVFMKDASGAKTRPGARTLCCEDQFFWCY, from the exons atggcggacaagacaccggtaaacacag ATGACTTCGACAAAGAAAATATATCAATCATTGCAACGAAGAAGCCAAGAAGTCAACTTCGCACAAGTGGACTTCAATGTAGTTTTTACGAGTGCAAAAACAGGTATTATTCTGCTGACGGCAAGAGAACCatatttcatttcttcagtGTTCCCCTGAAAAACCCAGAGAAAACGATATGGTGCAATAAAATGGGAAAAGTCGAAGGAAAAGACGGTTTTCGTGTTACTAAAAACACGAAAGTGTGTCACGTACATTTCAAGAATGAGGATGTCTTGAAGGTCCCCGGTGGATCCCGCTGGAAGTTAAGAGAGGGTTCAAAACCAATAAAACACAACTTTTCGACGCCTCGAATGAAGCGAAAACCGCCGCTGTTTAGATGCGAGAAGCTTAAACCAAAAAGATTAAGGTTTGGCGAGAAGAACGAGTATTCTCCGGGTTGCTTACACCAACCCAAATCGCTTTTTAAGACTTCTCTGCTGGTAGTGAAAGATTCTACATCTACAATTAGGCGCGAAAACATACGGCTGAAAACTGAACTCGAAAAAACTAAAGAAGAATTAGAAGCTACGAGGGATAAAATGAGAAAAACCACATTTAGTGTTAGCACCATTAggaataatgataaactgtgTAAACATTACACTGGGTTTCCAAACTTCGAGAGATTTAAAATTTGTTACGAGTTTTTGAGAGCAGGGGAAAATGGGGAGAAAGTTTTCATGAAAGATGCAAGTGGTGCAAAGACACGCCCAGGGGCAAGAACTCTATGTTGTGAAGATCAGTTTTTTTGGTGCTACTGA